A genome region from Anopheles stephensi strain Indian chromosome 2, UCI_ANSTEP_V1.0, whole genome shotgun sequence includes the following:
- the LOC118506948 gene encoding COMM domain-containing protein 2, with translation MARIIRPEQAIQLRFLLEQPEEVLIEFCKLAIEYINSGINEKKCTVAAKKLSSTYDTVRGALEALVALLIDSTKIAISEREFYAAVQTSLEGIDQKQSEILWQFITSKRNLVDNVMRASCQDEVYFRDLEWRIEGRIASRSLRSQATPVIKMKFHLDTECVSEYREKLHSTPDTEKHTRREVLAETDPIMLQHMIQVLEQALLEARTRRVRNYVKPAQS, from the exons ATGGCCCGAATAATTCGACCAGAGCAAGCGATCCAGCTGCGATTTTTACTGGAGCAACCAGAAGAAG TGCTGATAGAGTTTTGCAAGCTGGCCATCGAGTACATAAACTCTGGGATCAACGAGAAGAAATGCACGGTGGCTGCGA AGAAACTTTCATCCACGTACGATACCGTGCGCGGGGCTTTGGAAGCGCTGGTCGCCCTGCTAATCGACAGCACGAAAATAGCAATCTCCGAGCGTGAATTCTATGCCGCGGTCCAAACATCGCTGGAAGGTATCGACCAGAAGCAAAGCGAAATACTGTGGCAGTTCATAACGAGCAAGCGCAACCTGGTCGATAATGTGATGCGCGCATCCTGCCAGGATGAGGTGTATTTCCGAGATTTGGAGTGGCGCATCGAGGGACGCATAGCATCGCGCAGCCTTCGATCACAGGCAACACCGGTGATAAAGATGAAGTTTCACCTAGACACCGAGTGTGTGAGCGAGTATCGGGAAAAGTTACATTCCACGCCGGACACGGAAAAGCACACACGCAGGGAAGTGTTGGCGGAAACGGACCCCATCATGCTGCAGCACATGATTCAGGTGCTGGAGCAAGCGCTGCTGGAAGCACGAACAAGGCGCGTTCggaactacgtgaaaccagcACAAAGTTAA
- the LOC118506954 gene encoding 28S ribosomal protein S18a, mitochondrial, whose translation MALAAWSKYSAFTKLSTTIVRNLSVSSTNHLKEIKEVKTNDTLVIKGEYVPSPRQDTVIPQLLEARQKGERFCPQCTLGLDIKHTDVLILSQYVRSDGCMLPRRITGLCKRQQRRMGALVTMAQKAGLMPNLNPSTSKRDPKQRYQWKKYNKYYDEETIKC comes from the exons ATGGCTCTTGCGGCGTGGTCCAAATACTCGGCATTTACTAAACTTTCCACAACTATCGTACGAAATTTGTCGGTCTCGTCCACAAACCATCTAAAAGAGA TCAAAGAGGTCAAGACAAACGACACGCTGGTAATCAAAGGCGAGTATGTGCCTTCGCCGAGGCAAGATACGGTGATTCCGCAGCTGCTCGAGGCGCGTCAGAAAGGCGAGCGGTTTTGTCCGCAGTGCACGCTCGGGCTGGACATCAAGCACACCGACGTGCTCATCCTCAGCCAGTACGTGCGTTCCGACGGATGCATGTTGCCGCGCCGGATTACAGGATTATGTAAGCGACAGCAACGGCGCATGGGTGCGCTGGTGACGATGGCACAGAAAGCGGGCCTCATGCCTAATCTGAACCCGTCCACAAGCAAGCGAGATCCCAAACAGCGGTACCAGTGGAAGAAGTACAACAAATATTACGACGAGGAAACGATTAAATGTTAA
- the LOC118506933 gene encoding MYG1 protein, with the protein MLTVQSRLLQGTIYSAANIYRSRSSHTTYRSSVTAFLQRASVKYFRTMTTTAPEAAKRFKDDHPSVASSGVVKIGTHDGIFHCDEVLACFMLQQLPRYASAQIIRTRDLAKLDECDIVVDVGATFDRDRHRYDHHQGTFNETFRSLRPELNVKWDIRLSSAGLVYTFFGEEVISQILKDKLGLEPTAECLQAVYKKVYDGLISEIDAIDNGVPMFEGGEPRYNISTHLSGRVGAFNSRWDEPTPAPGCLERFEKAKAYAGQEFIDKVTYYASSWWPARDIVSKGLANRLALHESGEIFELEKPCPWKDHLYQLEQEQDLVGKPKYVIYRNKEDDWRVICVPVQPSSFVCRKFLAKAWLGIRDKDLERVSGITGANFCHQTGFIGGNKTREGALKMAIASLTASDEA; encoded by the coding sequence ATGTTGACTGTACAGAGCAGACTTCTGCAGGGTACAATTTATTCTGCAGCAAACATCTATCGCAGTCGGTCTTCGCATACCACCTATCGTTCTTCAGTAACTGCCTTTTTACAACGTGCTAGcgtaaaatattttagaaCAATGACCACCACCGCACCAGAAGCAGCAAAACGTTTCAAGGACGATCATCCGAGTGTGGCATCTAGCGGGGTGGTGAAAATCGGAACCCACGATGGCATTTTTCACTGCGACGAAGTGTTGGCTTGCTTCATGCTGCAGCAACTACCGCGGTACGCATCTGCTCAAATCATTCGAACTCGGGATTTGGCCAAGTTGGACGAATGTGATATAGTTGTGGACGTTGGGGCAACATTTGACCGGGACCGGCACCGGTACGATCATCATCAAGGAACGTTCAACGAAACATTTCGATCGCTTCGCCCGGAACTGAACGTTAAATGGGACATTCGGCTCAGTTCGGCCGGGCTCGTCTACACCTTCTTTGGCGAAGAAGTGATCAGCCAGATATTGAAGGATAAGCTTGGCCTGGAACCGACCGCCGAATGTTTACAGGCAGTGTACAAAAAGGTGTACGATGGATTGATCAGCGAAATCGACGCGATCGACAATGGTGTGCCGATGTTCGAGGGTGGCGAGCCGCGGTACAACATTTCCACGCATCTCAGTGGACGCGTCGGTGCGTTCAATTCGCGATGGGACGAACCTACTCCTGCGCCGGGCTGTTTGGAACGTTTCGAAAAGGCCAAAGCGTACGCGGGGCAGGAATTTATCGACAAGGTGACTTACTATGCGAGCAGTTGGTGGCCTGCTCGCGATATCGTATCGAAAGGGTTGGCCAATCGACTGGCGTTACACGAGTCGGGTGAAATCTTCGAACTGGAGAAACCGTGCCCCTGGAAGGATCATCTGTACCAGCTGGAACAGGAGCAAGATCTGGTCGGAAAACCGAAGTACGTCATATACCGCAACAAGGAAGACGACTGGCGAGTTATATGCGTCCCGGTGCAACCGTCCAGTTTTGTGTGTCGAAAATTTTTGGCCAAAGCATGGCTTGGAATTCGAGACAAGGATCTAGAGCGTGTCTCAGGGATTACTGGTGCAAACTTTTGCCATCAAACCGGGTTCATTGGTGGGAACAAAACGCGCGAAGGCGCACTGAAAATGGCAATAGCCAGCTTAACAGCATCGGACGAAGCGTGA
- the LOC118506920 gene encoding tRNA pseudouridine synthase A, with protein sequence MFSIFRRAAVVYVQFTRIVHPNFCTHPQRSRLLDDTVRERFAIELAAAVEVKLANKKLEAQKRMETRKTKQEVQQRYNGAVKRRKWEDPPEDPEAVKNFDPASRVKRRKSIILLGYSGVNYFGMQRNPGTKTIEEDLLRAMLKQNWINDEGFRQPQQIQFQRAARTDKGVSAAVQVVSIKLPDNLDVEALNSELPEDIRVYAVKRVTKGFNSKTNCDARTYTYTLPTIAFAANEEKVDINAYRLPADRLKRVNEVLSLYVGTKNFHNFTSRKEFLDPSVKRFIMSFECETPFVPEGSTAEFATIKIKGQSFMLHQIRKMVGLTIAVVRGLTDSAIIEKAFGQERYGIPTAPGLGLVLSRIHYDKYNKRYGEDGCHETLEFEKEEPAIQEFFKHHIASTIVETELSSNSMMEWLEKLPLHSYEPRDENEPSEWKPRNRKDDNDDDDE encoded by the exons ATGTTTTCCATATTTCGTCGTGCTGCAGTAGTTTATGTACAATTTACGCGTATCGTACATCCCAACTTTTGTACCCATCCGCAACGTTCCCGGCTACTGGACGATACCGTGCGGGAACGATTTGCAATCGAACTTGCAGCCGCCGTAGAGGTGAaattagcaaacaaaaagcttGAAGCACAAAAGCGAATGGAAACGCGCAAGACCAAGCAAGAAGTGCAGCAACGGTACAATGGTGCGGTCAAAAGGCGCAAGTGGGAGGATCCACCGGAAGATCCGGAAGCGGTGAAAAACTTCGACCCGGCATCGCGTGTGAAACGGCGCAAGAGCATCATCCTGCTCGGTTACTCCGGCGTGAATTACTTCGGCATGCAGCGCAATCCGGGAACGAAAACGATCGAAGAGGATCTGTTGCGGGCGATGCTCAAGCAAAACTGGATCAACGACGAAGGGTTCCGGCAGCCGCAACAGATTCAGTTCCAGCGTGCGGCACGTACCGATAAAGGAGTGTCGGCAGCGGTACAGGTGGTGTCGATCAAATTGC CCGACAATCTGGACGTAGAGGCTCTGAATTCCGAACTGCCGGAGGACATCCGAGTGTACGCAGTCAAGCGCGTGACGAAAGGTTTCAACTCCAAGACCAACTGTGACGCCCGTACCTACACGTACACGCTTCCCACGATAGCATTTGCTGCGAACGAAGAAAAAGTGGACATCAACGCATACCGTCTACCAGCCGATCGATTGAAGCGAGTGAACGAAGTGCTTTCGCTGTACGTTGGCACAAAGAACTTTCACAACTTTACCAGCCGTAAAGAATTTCTCGACCCATCCGTGAAGCGTTTCATCATGTCATTCGAATGTGAAACGCCATTTGTGCCCGAAGGATCGACGGCCGAGTTCGCTACGATTAAGATCAAAGGACAAAGCTTTATGCTGCATCAGATACGTAAGATGGTAGGGCTCACCATAGCCGTTGTCCGTGGGCTTACGGACAGTGCGATCATCGAGAAGGCGTTTGGCCAGGAACGGTACGGCATCCCGACCGCTCCGGGATTGGGGCTAGTGTTGAGCAGAATCCATTATGATAAGTACAACAAGCGGTACGGTGAGGACGGGTGCCACGAAACGCTGGAATTCGAGAAGGAGGAACCGGCGATACAAGAGTTCTTTAAGCACCACATTGCCTCGACTATTGTCGAGACGGAGCTGAGCAGCAACTCGATGATGGAATGGCTGGAAAAGCTACCGCTACACAGCTACGAGCCAAGAGACGAGAATGAGCCGAGCGAGTGGAAACCAAGAAATCGGAAagacgataatgatgatgacgacgagtAG